TGATAATTTGACATTCTAAGGAGAAATGTAGTTTCTGTTCGATGGAGGTTATACCACCATTAATGACACCTGGTTGAAGTTTTTCTGATGCGACAAGGCTCACCCTCATGTTGATGTAGTTACATTAGAAAGGAAATGCTGTTTCCACTGTTATGCTTATAGTTATTATATGTGGTAGGAAGATGCCTATGTATGAACTCCATATAGAAATTTCTAAATTGATGGAGTCCTCTAAAGAAACAGTTACTCATTTACTTATTCTGTGCTACCCTTGCAGCGACTTGATAGCGTGGACGAACAGTATGTTAACAATGATGCAGGGGAGGAAGATCCACCTCAGCAGTTCCATCAAGGTTCTGTCATTCTTTTAATCTGCTTTCTTAACAGTGGTCTAAGTTTTGAATCTTTTGACCACTTATTTCCAAATCTTACTTACCTGCTAACCTATGTCATCCTCTTATTCAGCTGAGGCCGAGAATATCACCTTACCTGAACGTTTTGACTCATGTCAGGCTGATGCATATTTGTACAGTCGCTTGGAGAGGTGAGTTGTGTTTCATTCCTCCTACAGCAAAACCCcatgttttcctttttgaatCACAAAACCCCATGCTTTCGTAGTCATGGTCTTATATGTCTATTCTATGTAAATGGCAGATTTGACATTGAAGGGGATGAGGAGACACAGTTGAACTTCACGTCAGGAGAGCACACACAGATTCACATTCCTCCTTCCCCTCCTCGAGATGAACATCAAAAGGGTCAGCACATTCCTTTACTCTAAATTTTCTGAATTTAGATGAATTTAGAAATAGGGAACCGACAAGTAAGTCCACCTGaagctttttccttttccacaTTGTTTTAAATGTCTATATGTTTCACTGTGCAATTAGGTTAATGCAAGTTACATAATTGCGAACATGAAATTCTTGTCCCTCATTTTATAAATTCATCTTGTGAGGAAATTCTGTTCATGAATGCTACACTGCTACCTGCTTATCGTTGTAGTAGTATTTTGTATGGGAATAAGCTTGAATTAGATATTTTTTACATGATTCTGTTTTTCGTCCGCTTAAAATGATTCTTTTAGTGTCTATCAACTAGGTGCATGCATTTGGTTACTTTTTCAGTTTCTTGTACTTGAGAAAGAAATTCCACCATAGAAATTAGGTGAAAGGTTTTGTCATATATGCATGCTAATCTGAAGACCTCCCACAGCTGATACAATCCAAGATGATCAACATCCAGAACGACAGGTCAATCAGCCAGAGGAATGCCAGGAATTTAGACAGGTAGCATAATAAATCTTATGTTTGCCATATAAATCATCTTCTGAAAGTGGATAAAATTACAAACTAATCAATCTAGAAAGTGGGGATGAAGCAGGTTCAAGAGAGACAGGGGCCTATAAGaaggaaaacaagaagaacGCAAGCCTCTGCAATGGATTTTGAACAAACAATCATTCCTGGTCATTTATACCAATCTTGGCTTCAAAATTCTTCAGACATAGTTtcgagaagaggaagaaaacgAAAGGTTTGTCCCTGCTCTCTAAGGTTGATCTTCAGTCTCCCGTTCTATTTACAGGTGAAGTTTAACCACCAAGCTTAATGTGACAAGTAAGGGAAACTACATACGTGCATACTAACTAAAAGTTGAATGGACTGGGTTAGGTTTAGCTTGTCAGTTGTGATTAATGGAATGAGCATTGATCATAATTTGAAAGATGTATGAAAAAACTTTTAGATAGAATTAGACAAGAAAGTTCATCTACTTCAATATTCATGTAAGAACTTTAATTTGCATATGCTATGTGTGTTGCAGCGGACAGATGTAATGGCAACTATGAAGATAGTTAACCTCATGGAGCTGCCACCCATTGTAATAATTGGTGATTTATTTACAACTGGAAGTAGAGACATATATTATCCACGTCCTCTCCTCGACCTGTGGATGAAAAGTACCCGAACTCCCCGTGCCTCCCCTTCTGGTCAGTTATAGTCATAGTTCGTTTTGCGAAATTCCTCATGAATTATTCAAGTAATAGAAAGAATACCTCAACTATTAATCTGTGTGCAGAACGGAACACCCCACCCCTGCCCCCAGAACCATCGTCATCAACACCGCCTGGAAGACAACAATATGAAGATCCAGTAGGATATGTAAGCCAATCCACCTTCTATTACTTTTCTCGTTTTCTAAGAAATCAATTAAGCTCATGTCTGACAAGTTGCAATGTGTTGAAATGTGAAGccttttgaagattttcatagTGGAGTTGGCTCCCAGTCCTTAGAGCCTTCCATAGATAAGCAACGACGACATTCTGGTATGACAAGAGGCAACAGTGACCCAGCACAGGTAGTCCTGGAAGGACTGACAGCCAAACTTGAGAACAATGGTTTAGGGGGAACTGATGCTAACCCAATGGCAACCCCTGGAAATTCTGGTACGattgaatttatttaataCGTTGCATACCTTGCTTCTCTTTGAGAAGTATGTCAAAACATATGCACTGATATTTTAACTAGTTTGCTTTTTCTGGAATGCAAAGATGATGTAAGATCCATCCCGAGCTCAGCATCTGGGCAGGCAATTCCTTCAGAAGCCAATTCAGGAAGGTTAGCAAAAAATTTCTATCAACCCTTTGATAAATTCTTTCTTTGGCATGTCTTGATATATCACATgcaattatagtctttttgcTTCTCTTAAACCCTGTGATGAAGTACTGACTGTGAACAGATCCAACCGGAAAAGGCCTTATTCTGCATCTGGACATAGCAGTGTTAGACTTGAACCTGTATTTGAGGTGAATCACCCTGATGTAAATTTCGAGTTGTCAAGGTTACATGAACATGGCCCGACATCAGAGCCAGGTATTGGACCTACCAATCATTTACTGTTGCAGCAACTAAACCTAGGGTGGTAAacttctttcctttctttcaaTCACCAGCTATCCTGACTATTTTTGCAGATTTCTTTGTGGAAACTGGACcaacacaaacccaaaaaccaaTCAACGATCAGCCTCTTGACAAAACAACTGATTCTATTAGAAGGTATGTTAGTCCTTGAGATATGTTGCATTGCCTGGTCCATAAGTATCTTTCAGTTTTGGCTACATGATTGCATCTTCTCCTTGTACCTAAATGCTTGCAGGTTATTGAAATCACATTTCGACACAGCGGGAGCCCTTCAAGTAGAATCCCTGGACCACCTAACTGCTGGAAGGACTCGAAAAGAAGCAGCTGTCTTCTTTTATAAGACTTGTGGTACCTATCCATATATATTTgtcttttcctctccctccgTTGATGTTTTTTGTGCTCCTTTTTACTACTATAATTTATGTTCACCATTTAATCTAATAAGAAACTGAGATGGAAGCATATTATCTATGCAGTTCTTGCTACCCACGATGCCATAAGAGTTGAACAAAAGGTCGCTTATGGAGAAATTCTTATATCTAGAGGACCAAAAATGGGATAATTGGTGAGACCGCCTAAACTTATTCCCTTACCCTACACAGTATCCTGACATGCTTAAGACACTTGGGTGACCTAATGTAGGAAACTTTCGTCTGTTACAGCTTATGTTATTTAACAAAACAGAGATTGAAGACCCGGTGCTTGAATGCGGAGATAGTGATACAAGTAGTTGAATGGAGTGGGATAGGTTTAACTTGTCAGTTGTGATTAATGGACTGACGCATTAATCTTAATTTGAAAGATGTATGAAAAAACTGTTAGATGGAATTAGACAAGAAGGTTCATCTACTTCAATATTCANNNNNNNNNNNNNNNNNNNNNNNNNNNNNNNNNNNNNNNNNNNNNNNNNNNNNNNNNNNNNNNNNNNNNNNNNNNNNNNNNNNNNNNGACTTCTgctgaaatttcggcagagttcCCTCTGTATTTTGAACaatctcaaaattttcaacctgcCAAAAAGACATAATACCCAACCGGCAGCATGCAATTAACGTACATCAGTTAACATGTATACGGCCTTAGGAAACTCGTGAAGAATGATCACAATCTTACCAACGTAGCTTTACCTTTGAGTGCATCAATGCATGGTAATCCCATTTTCCCAGCCATTAGTACTTTCACAGCTTTGTATTTGGTTCACTTCTAAGTTCCTTTGACCTTAAAATTTGTtggttgactttttgttcGGGAAAGAATCTGAGATTTTAATAgtaccgttgcgtagagcacgtcGATATGAGTTCGTAAACACGTAGTAGGCTCAAATATGAGttataacgaagaagttatgatgTAAAAAAGCCCAGTGACAaaaccataattttttttcgaaaaggatttttaaaaatctggaatctctctctctctctctctctctctctctctctctctctctctctctctcatgtgaCCCCCCGTGAGTAATAGCAGGTGGCATTTTGGGCCACTGTCGTCACGTCCATCCACCCCGATCGACAGGACCAGTACCAAAGTGACCGGCTCCGCTACCTCTTCTAGCCCTGCCCCTATGTTGTTGCCAACCGCCGCTCAGATCGCCAGAAAAAGTAGAAATATAGTCGGATTTTTCGTGAAACTTCCGACGCTCGTTCCGACAATTTCGaccaccaatttcttcaatctAGGTATGCTTTTTCATCCTCTcaatgtgttctagctgatggttgggttgtTTAGGATCAATTTCTGTGTTTTGAAACTCAAATTATCGCTTAAAGTTTCAGCCGATTTCGGCTTTCGATTCCGGCCATCTCCGACCACTTTTTGGCCATgatccaagaacaaaatttgCTCCATTCATTGTCTCGATTATGGAGGCATAGGACTTGACTGGCGGTTGGGAGATTTTTCTTTCGCTGGAATTGCTTTGGGCACCCATGTGCTGCAAGCAGGTACGGGGGAGCGTGGGCCACTTTATGGTGGGTCTTTGAGTCATAAAATGATCCGCATGTCGTCCCGAGCACGACCAtatgctcggatttgaatttggttatcgtttgactGTCGATCGGATATCGCATATTAAGCGTTATTtgggtttgatatgttcggacaGTTGGATtgacttcattttcaaatatgttgattTAGGAACCTCTAGTGACAGTACCCGACCCACATTTtactttggaatccgagccaaaccatgtgcgtgtccgacacctggcgaataccggcacaaatgaccaatttgctcTTCTAAACAAAATCTAATGAAATTCAAGttcgacttctgccgaaaattcggcagaatcttacctgtaaattgaacatttcctaAAATTTCTACCTGTCAACAAACATTTATAATTCCTCAAGCGTGCAACATATATTGATTTATATCCAAGAAGTC
The genomic region above belongs to Prunus dulcis unplaced genomic scaffold, ALMONDv2, whole genome shotgun sequence and contains:
- the LOC117613026 gene encoding sister chromatid cohesion 1 protein 1-like, with protein sequence MNKKWKFSRLKDRLGMLGMVVVCLLIQNLSFCWSLNDEGLALLRFRDRVVSDPFGALSNWNDDDGEVDPCSWFGVECADGKVVVLNLKDLCLGGTLTPELRNLVHIKSIFVFLVLSLFCGRTFLTDGKMFYSHQLLARKASLGQIWMAATMHAKINRRKLDKLDIIKICEEILNPSVPMALRLSGILMGGVVIVYERKVKLLYDDVTRLLVEINEAWKAKSVADPTVLPKGKSQARKEAVTLPENEDIYIEGMLNLSNGATTMFQQTSYFAMRLDSVDEQYVNNDAGEEDPPQQFHQAEAENITLPERFDSCQADAYLYSRLERFDIEGDEETQLNFTSGEHTQIHIPPSPPRDEHQKADTIQDDQHPERQVNQPEECQEFRQKVGMKQVQERQGPIRRKTRRTQASAMDFEQTIIPGHLYQSWLQNSSDIVSRRGRKRKRTDVMATMKIVNLMELPPIVIIGDLFTTGSRDIYYPRPLLDLWMKSTRTPRASPSERNTPPLPPEPSSSTPPGRQQYEDPVGYPFEDFHSGVGSQSLEPSIDKQRRHSGMTRGNSDPAQVVLEGLTAKLENNGLGGTDANPMATPGNSDDVRSIPSSASGQAIPSEANSGRSNRKRPYSASGHSSVRLEPVFEVNHPDVNFELSRLHEHGPTSEPDFFVETGPTQTQKPINDQPLDKTTDSIRRLLKSHFDTAGALQVESLDHLTAGRTRKEAAVFFYKTCVLATHDAIRVEQKVAYGEILISRGPKMG